The genomic segment GCTCGGCCAGCCCTGCCAGACGACCCGGCCGGCGTCGTTGATTTGCGGATACTCGTTGTCGAATGTCGCGTTGGACAGGTTGACCAGATCGGTCCCGTCGGCATTAGCGCTGTAGATCTGCCAGAAAGTGCCGTCGTAGCCGAACCACACGATTCGGCTGGAGGCGTTGATCCGCGGCCAGACGTCCTCGCGGGGGTAGCCGGAGGACGCGCTGTTGCTGGTGACCTGGTGGATGTCGGTGCCGTCGGCGTTGGCGCTGTAGATTTCGTAATCCTGCCCGTCGAAGGCATCCCAGACAATTCGCCCGCTGTCGCTGATGGCGGGGTGCCAGTCGTTCACGGTGTTACTGGTGATCTGGTGCAGGTTGGTGCCGTCAGCATTGGCGGTGTAGATCTCGAAGTCCTGCCCGTCGAATGACTGCCAGACGATCTGCCCCCTGGCGTTGATTTCCGGCGACTCGTCGCTCATTGCGTTGTCCGTGATTTGAATGAGGCTGCTGCTGTTGGCGTTGGCGGAGTAGATCTCGAAGTCCTCTCCGTCGGAGCCGCTCCAGACGACGCGACCGGAGGCATTCACCTTCGGCGACCACTGGTCATGGGGGCTGGCAGTGACGGGTCCCGGGGTTGCGGGGAAAGCGACGGCCGGGGGGACGGAGCCGCCGGGGGCGAAGTCGCCGTTGCTCTCCGGGTGGTGGTTGAAATCCTGCATATACGCCCACCAGTTGTTCAGTCGGGTCATGCCGTACTCGGTGATCGAGCCATCGACATGCGGGATGTGGCTGAACCACCACCTGTGGTGAAGTCGCATATCGCCGTAGCCCCATTCGGTCTTGTTGACCGACCGCTTGGGGCCAATTTCATCGGGGTAGCCGACGGGGAAGCTGTTCAGCCACCAGTCGCACGTGCTGTCGACGTATCGGCTGTTGCCCCAGTCATAGTCGCTCGTGCTGTTGGGAGCGAAGTGCACATTGCCGCAAGCGGCCTCACCGGGGATCTGCTTGTCGTACAGGGTGAACCGATTCCATGCGTGAGTCTGCTGAGCTGACCAGCTGCCGTAGACGCGCCGCATGATTGATTCCGTCCGGTGGCCGTAATCCTCGAGCATCTCGCCGACGCCGCGCTCGTAATTGAAGCCCATCATGATGAAGATCCTGGAACAGGGAATACGGGTTTGCGGGCTGGAGTTGCACCAATAGCCGCCGCGGCCGGCCATGGTCGATTCCCAATAGCCGAAGTACGGGGCGCCGAACATGAGTACTTCGTCGATCTCGCCGGAATCGACCTTGCGGGCCAGGTCGTAGTCACGGGCGACGGCCCGGTAGTCAACGCCGTCGGGTGAATGGCAGTACGCGGTCCCGCCGCCCGGCCAGCACTGCTGGAAGGTCGTGTCGGTGTACTGGAAGCCGTCGGCTTTGACTGGATAGACGTCGGCGTTGATTGTCCGGGTAATCCGGAAGTTGACCAGGTCGTGGCTGGAAGCTCTGAGGTCGCTGACATACCCTGCGGCCAGCACGGCCGGGTCGGTCCAACCGTAGACCGCGTGCAGCCGCTGCATGCCCTGCCTCTCGAGGATCGGATCGAAGTTGATGACCACTGCTCGCGGGTATACCGGCGTTGCGGTCTGGGCGACCGCGCCAAAAGGCAGCAGGCACGGTATCACCGCCGCGATCACCGGCACTCGCCACGAACCGGTTCGGCTCACCAAAGACGTTGGCATCACGATCCTCCGCGACGAGGGAGCAGGAGCCACCCGATTCACCGATTGTATCACGCCGCCAGCCAAAGTGAACAGAGCTGTCCCAACGGCGATCACGGGAGGAGCGCGTTAGCAGGGAAGCCCCAGATTATCGCACGGGTTCGATGCGAAACTGCAGCTGCGACACGCCGTCGATCTCGAAATGGTCGATCCGTATCTTGTGCTTTCCGGCCACGAGGTCGATCGGGGCGGTATTCTCCTTTGGGGGATGCCACGTCCAGTCGTCGATGACTCGCTTGCCGTCGACGGTCACGCGGATGCCGTCGTCGGAGACGGTCCAGATCGTGTACTTGCCGGCGGGCAGGTCAAGCGTCGTTTCCGCCACGGTCCCGAAATGATCCGGGCCAACCTTTTCGCTGGGGGCCCCGCCGCCCCACTTGAAGTCGATCACGTTGAGTTTTCGGCGTTCGACGGGTTGGCCGGTGATCAGCTTATCCCAGCGATCCTGGTGCTGGCGGGGATCGAGAGCGGCCGGATCCCACTTGAAGAACTGGACGTCCCACTCGGCCAGGAGGAGCGAGCCCGCGGCGGTCATGGTCTTGCCGTCCGCCTTGATCGTGAGGTTGAACGGATGCAGGCCCGGTCCGGGGACCTGGACGGTGACCTTGCCGGGCAAGCTACCGTGCATCGGGAAGACTTGCACGTCACCGGTGACCCGAGTCACCTCGAAGCTGCCGGAGGGGCCCAACACCTGCAGTGAGGCCTTCTCGCCGCCCGAGATCCGAGTGGGGAAAACCAGCGGCCCGGTGTAGTCGTAGGGCCCCCACTCGGTCATGATGATCTTGTCGCGGCCGCGCAGGTGCTTGCGGGCCCCCACCGGTTGGGTGTCGCCGTACACCGGGTACTTCACATCGAACTCATACTCGTACTCGCCCTTCTCGACCGGCTCGGAACCGGCCTTGGCGTCGATCAGTTTACCGACGTTGGTGGTTTCGTTTTCGATGAAGAGGCAGTTCTTGCTCTCGCGGAGCTGCAGGACGATCTGGTCACCGTCGAAGGTGTTGCCCGCGACGACGTTGTCCTTGGACTCGAAGTTGTTGGCCTTGCCCCAGCCCATGGACGCGAACCGCTCGTTCGGCCCGCCCCAGAAGAACACGCCGCACCGGTTGTTTTTGAACGTGTTGCGGATGATGCGGTTGCGCTGGCCGTGCTCGATGTTGATTCCGCCGCGCTCCGAGCCGTAGGCCATCTGCCCGTTGCCCTCGAAGGTGTTGCCGGAAATGAGCGTATCCTGCGAATAGCCGCCCCACACGCCGCAGATGGCGTTTTCGACCATGCGGTTGTTCATGAACTTGTTGCCGAAGCTGAAGGTCATCTCGATGCCATGAGCCGGCGCGTAGGAGAAATCGTTGCCGATGAGCAGGTTATCGTTGTTACCCTTGCGCCGGTAGTCAAAATCAGGACTGGAGGGCGGAGCCTCGCCCAGGGCTTCCCGGCCGGCGAATCCGAAGAAGCCGTCGCCACCGTGGGTCACCGAGTTCTCGGCGATCGTGTTGTTGCAGTTCTGCTCGAACATGAGGATGCCGGCCGAGTCCTGCCCGCGGTTGTAGACCATGTGGCTGTAGCCGCGCACGCAGAAATCGAATGCATTGCGGCTGATGGTGTTGCGGTTTGACCGCCACATGGCCAGCCCCCATC from the Phycisphaerae bacterium genome contains:
- a CDS encoding right-handed parallel beta-helix repeat-containing protein, which translates into the protein LRDQGYKVGIYTVNCPGLTVEDIDVSGNYQKHLLSTPQAEDGSDWLFPHNNDQEKWISQYGSGLAVESSDRATIRRVRARHGQNGIIIDRVNDSRIYDNDCSFLSGWGLAMWRSNRNTISRNAFDFCVRGYSHMVYNRGQDSAGILMFEQNCNNTIAENSVTHGGDGFFGFAGREALGEAPPSSPDFDYRRKGNNDNLLIGNDFSYAPAHGIEMTFSFGNKFMNNRMVENAICGVWGGYSQDTLISGNTFEGNGQMAYGSERGGINIEHGQRNRIIRNTFKNNRCGVFFWGGPNERFASMGWGKANNFESKDNVVAGNTFDGDQIVLQLRESKNCLFIENETTNVGKLIDAKAGSEPVEKGEYEYEFDVKYPVYGDTQPVGARKHLRGRDKIIMTEWGPYDYTGPLVFPTRISGGEKASLQVLGPSGSFEVTRVTGDVQVFPMHGSLPGKVTVQVPGPGLHPFNLTIKADGKTMTAAGSLLLAEWDVQFFKWDPAALDPRQHQDRWDKLITGQPVERRKLNVIDFKWGGGAPSEKVGPDHFGTVAETTLDLPAGKYTIWTVSDDGIRVTVDGKRVIDDWTWHPPKENTAPIDLVAGKHKIRIDHFEIDGVSQLQFRIEPVR